From Nonlabens sp. Ci31, the proteins below share one genomic window:
- a CDS encoding UDP-N-acetylmuramoyl-L-alanyl-D-glutamate--2,6-diaminopimelate ligase, with the protein MMILKDILYKVSLDVVIGTTDVQINEIQFDSRAIKKGDVFVALKGTTVDGHEYIEKAVSLGAKAIILEELPDYQEEQVTYIKVENAHNALALVAANFYQNPSRHLKLVGVTGTNGKTTTTSLLYQLFKKSGFKTGLISTVEILIDEKVVPTKHTTPDPLTINKHLTDMVAVGVDYCFMEVSSHGIAQERVAGLEFAGGIFTNLSHDHLDYHNSFAEYRDVKKRFFDELPKKAFALTNLDDKNGALMLQNTKARKLGYALKTYTDYRAQIIENQFGGLLLKINEHEVWSKMVGQFNAYNVLAIYACAIELGLEDIEVLEVISQLEGVSGRFQYFTTVEDRITAIVDYAHTPDALKNVLETINSIRTRNEKVITVVGCGGDRDVTKRPKMAHIAAALSDQVIFTSDNPRTEDPQKILDDMEAGVQPQDFKKTITILNRKQAIKAAAKMANKNDIILIAGKGHETYQEIHGVRSDFDDRKLIAEFLNQLNK; encoded by the coding sequence ATGATGATTCTTAAAGACATATTGTATAAGGTAAGTCTGGACGTAGTCATAGGTACTACAGATGTACAGATCAATGAAATCCAATTTGATTCTAGAGCGATCAAAAAAGGAGATGTTTTTGTTGCACTTAAAGGAACAACCGTTGATGGTCATGAGTACATTGAAAAAGCAGTTTCGTTAGGAGCAAAAGCGATTATTCTGGAAGAGCTTCCTGATTACCAAGAGGAGCAGGTCACCTATATAAAAGTAGAAAATGCTCACAATGCACTGGCATTAGTAGCGGCAAACTTTTATCAAAACCCTTCAAGACACTTAAAATTAGTGGGTGTTACTGGTACTAACGGTAAAACCACCACTACTTCTTTATTATACCAATTATTTAAAAAATCAGGTTTTAAAACTGGATTGATTTCTACCGTAGAGATTTTGATCGATGAGAAAGTGGTTCCTACCAAGCATACCACGCCAGACCCACTAACGATCAATAAACATCTGACAGATATGGTTGCTGTAGGAGTGGATTATTGTTTTATGGAGGTGAGTAGTCATGGAATAGCACAAGAACGAGTTGCTGGGTTAGAATTTGCTGGTGGGATTTTTACGAATCTTTCTCATGACCATCTCGACTACCACAACAGCTTTGCTGAATACAGGGATGTCAAGAAAAGATTCTTTGATGAGTTGCCTAAAAAGGCTTTTGCATTAACTAATCTGGACGATAAAAATGGAGCTTTGATGCTTCAAAATACCAAGGCTAGAAAATTAGGTTATGCCTTAAAAACCTATACCGATTACCGAGCACAGATTATTGAAAACCAATTTGGTGGTTTGTTGTTGAAAATCAACGAGCATGAAGTATGGTCTAAGATGGTTGGGCAGTTTAATGCTTACAATGTTTTAGCTATTTATGCTTGTGCGATAGAATTAGGATTAGAAGATATAGAGGTGCTTGAGGTGATTTCTCAGTTAGAAGGAGTCTCTGGAAGGTTTCAATACTTTACTACAGTAGAAGATAGAATTACCGCTATAGTGGATTATGCACATACTCCAGACGCACTTAAAAACGTGTTGGAAACGATCAACTCCATTCGTACCAGAAATGAAAAGGTGATCACCGTTGTAGGCTGTGGAGGAGATCGCGATGTTACCAAAAGGCCCAAAATGGCTCATATAGCGGCAGCTCTGAGTGATCAAGTCATTTTTACTAGCGATAATCCGCGTACGGAAGATCCTCAGAAGATTCTGGACGATATGGAAGCTGGTGTACAGCCACAAGACTTTAAGAAAACCATTACCATTTTAAATCGCAAGCAAGCCATAAAAGCAGCTGCAAAAATGGCAAACAAAAATGATATCATCCTTATCGCAGGTAAGGGTCATGAAACCTATCAGGAGATTCACGGTGTGCGGTCAGATTTTGATGATCGAAAATTAATCGCAGAGTTTCTTAACCAACTCAACAAATAA
- the mraY gene encoding phospho-N-acetylmuramoyl-pentapeptide-transferase, translating to MLYYLFKYLEEEFNMPGASLFGFITFRAAIAFVLSLGFSTIYGKRIINFLQKQQVGETVRDLGLEGQAQKAGTPTMGGIIIILATLIPAFLLCQIDNIYVVMLIITTIWMGLIGFTDDYIKIFKKDKGGLKGVFKVIGQVGLGAIIGSIMFFHDGITIKEKIVNPTNKQELVSQNIPVEFGPAEKSTKTTIPFVKNNELDYASLIDWIDPSLANWAWLVFIPIVIIIVTAVSNGANLTDGIDGLAAGTSVIVVITLALFAWISGNIIFSNYLNVMYIPNSGEMVVFVTAFAGALVGFLWYNTFPAQVFMGDTGSLTIGGIIAVLAIATRKELLIPILCGIFLMENLSVVMQVSWFKYTKKKDGEGRRIFLMSPLHHHYQKRGIHESKIVVRFWIVGILLAIISIVTLKVR from the coding sequence ATGTTATACTATTTATTTAAATATCTAGAAGAAGAATTTAATATGCCGGGCGCATCGCTTTTTGGGTTTATCACCTTTAGAGCGGCTATTGCATTTGTTCTTTCGCTAGGCTTTTCTACTATTTATGGTAAACGCATCATCAACTTTTTACAAAAACAGCAAGTAGGAGAAACCGTACGCGATTTAGGTTTGGAAGGGCAAGCGCAAAAAGCTGGTACGCCAACAATGGGTGGAATCATCATCATTTTGGCCACTTTGATTCCAGCATTTCTTTTATGTCAGATAGATAATATTTACGTAGTTATGTTGATCATCACCACCATCTGGATGGGATTGATAGGTTTTACAGACGATTATATCAAGATTTTCAAAAAAGATAAAGGTGGTTTAAAAGGGGTTTTTAAGGTGATAGGCCAGGTGGGTTTAGGAGCTATTATAGGTTCTATAATGTTCTTTCACGACGGTATAACGATTAAAGAAAAAATTGTAAATCCTACAAATAAACAAGAGCTCGTTTCTCAAAACATTCCTGTAGAATTTGGACCTGCAGAAAAGTCTACCAAAACAACGATCCCCTTTGTAAAAAATAATGAGTTGGACTATGCAAGCTTGATCGACTGGATCGATCCCAGTCTTGCAAATTGGGCGTGGTTGGTATTTATACCTATCGTAATTATTATCGTAACAGCTGTTTCTAACGGAGCAAACCTCACTGATGGAATTGATGGACTGGCCGCGGGAACTAGTGTTATCGTCGTCATTACTCTGGCATTGTTTGCTTGGATTTCTGGGAATATCATTTTCTCAAATTACCTCAATGTCATGTATATACCTAACTCTGGCGAAATGGTGGTTTTTGTCACCGCTTTTGCTGGAGCACTAGTTGGTTTTCTATGGTACAATACCTTTCCAGCCCAAGTTTTTATGGGTGATACAGGAAGTCTTACCATTGGAGGTATCATCGCCGTGCTGGCCATTGCGACTAGAAAAGAATTATTGATCCCTATTCTTTGCGGTATTTTCTTAATGGAAAACCTTTCTGTAGTGATGCAGGTAAGTTGGTTCAAATACACTAAAAAGAAAGATGGTGAAGGGAGAAGGATTTTTCTCATGTCTCCATTACATCATCATTATCAAAAACGAGGTATTCATGAAAGCAAGATCGTTGTAAGGTTTTGGATTGTAGGAATATTGCTCGCTATTATCAGTATTGTAACCCTAAAAGTGCGTTAA
- the murD gene encoding UDP-N-acetylmuramoyl-L-alanine--D-glutamate ligase, with amino-acid sequence MSASQPHNSNKRLVVLGGGISGMGAAVLGAQKGYDVFLSDGGVLSSAFAKALQEQAISYESGGHTMEKILDASIVVKSPGIPDNTALIVAIKAKGIEVLSEIEFAARFTDETIIAITGANGKTTVTSLLDHILNVAQLDHTTGGNIGKSFAQQVFEGNSANRLLEVSSFQLDGISTFKPHIAIILNITPDHLDRYDYKFENYVASKMRISMNQDENDYLIYNADDKAITDSIEQLDIKAQLIPFSMERKLETGAYLHNNQIHINTHNSLFTMPTEQLSIKGKHNTANAMAASTASKLLQIRKETIRQSLTSFEGVEHRLENVLKINKVQYINDSKATNVNATYYALDSMEQPTVWIVGGVDKGNDYSDLYSLVNRKVKAIVCLGEDNSKIVEAFGNCVEQMVETSNMEDAVRVAYKLAHAGDTVLLSPACASFDLFKNYEDRGRQFKNAVRGL; translated from the coding sequence ATGAGTGCGTCGCAGCCACATAACAGTAATAAACGTCTTGTCGTCCTCGGTGGAGGGATTAGCGGCATGGGCGCAGCTGTATTAGGTGCTCAAAAAGGCTATGATGTTTTTTTAAGTGATGGAGGGGTTTTAAGTTCCGCTTTCGCGAAAGCTTTACAAGAGCAAGCTATTTCCTATGAATCAGGAGGTCATACGATGGAGAAAATTCTCGACGCTTCTATAGTAGTAAAAAGCCCAGGTATTCCAGATAACACAGCACTAATCGTAGCGATTAAAGCCAAAGGAATTGAGGTGCTATCAGAAATAGAATTTGCCGCTCGTTTCACTGACGAAACCATTATTGCGATAACAGGCGCTAACGGAAAAACAACGGTAACCAGTTTACTAGATCACATTCTTAACGTGGCCCAGCTCGATCACACCACTGGCGGTAACATAGGGAAGAGTTTTGCACAACAAGTCTTTGAAGGTAATTCGGCAAACAGATTGTTAGAAGTAAGCAGTTTTCAACTGGATGGTATCAGCACTTTTAAACCGCATATTGCCATTATCCTTAACATCACTCCAGATCACTTGGACCGATACGATTATAAATTTGAGAATTACGTAGCCAGTAAAATGCGTATCTCGATGAATCAAGATGAGAACGATTACCTCATTTATAATGCCGACGATAAAGCAATTACCGACTCGATAGAACAACTAGATATAAAAGCACAGCTCATTCCTTTTTCTATGGAAAGGAAACTAGAAACAGGAGCTTATTTACATAACAATCAGATTCATATTAACACCCATAACTCATTATTTACTATGCCTACAGAGCAATTATCAATTAAAGGAAAGCACAACACAGCAAATGCAATGGCTGCATCTACCGCTTCAAAACTTCTACAGATAAGAAAAGAGACCATCAGACAAAGTCTTACTTCTTTTGAAGGAGTAGAACACCGTTTAGAAAATGTATTAAAAATTAATAAAGTCCAATACATCAACGATTCAAAAGCTACTAATGTAAACGCAACTTATTATGCGTTGGACAGTATGGAGCAACCTACAGTATGGATTGTTGGTGGTGTGGATAAAGGAAATGATTACTCCGATTTATACAGTCTGGTAAATCGCAAGGTTAAAGCTATAGTATGTCTCGGAGAAGATAACTCTAAGATCGTAGAGGCTTTTGGTAATTGTGTAGAGCAAATGGTAGAAACCAGTAACATGGAAGATGCCGTAAGAGTGGCGTATAAGCTAGCTCATGCAGGCGACACAGTACTGTTAAGTCCCGCATGTGCCAGTTTTGATCTTTTTAAAAACTATGAAGATCGAGGACGCCAATTTAAAAACGCAGTAAGAGGATTATAA